AGAGAGTGGGGCGAAGGAGGTGGTTACATTATGGAGGGAGAGAATGTTTTTCACCCGGCTCCTATAGCAAGGGGGCCTGAAAAACCGCAGTTACGGCCACAAGACGAGCCCGTCATTCTCCGTACACCTAGCGGGGCCAACCCAGGTCCGTAACGCACTGCGAATTTTTTAGTGTACACATCCCCACTCATTGTGGGGATTTTATTTTTTATTTCCTCGAGCGAAGAGACAATATGGGGGTTAATCCCTTTATTATTTTGAGGTAAATAAGGTCTTTGCCTTTCTTTCCACCTCATCCATTGCCTCATTCGAGAGGGCGTCTGCCTCCGTGTTTTCTTCGCGACGTATGTGTGTGAAGGACAAACGTGGAAAATCGGCCACCTTGCTATTCCAAACTTTTATGAACTGTGGGAAAAGAGTTGGTTCTTTAATCTGATACTCCCCGCGCAACTGCTTGATAATGAGCTCACTGTCTGACCGCACCTCGACTTCTGTCTCTCCACGCTCATCTTTGGGGATTATCTTCTTTAATTCTTGGAGCGCGTGGGCTACCGCTTCGTACTCTGCCCAGTTATTTGTCTGCGTGCCTAGTGGCAGAGCGATTTTCTTCAAAACCCCTTTCTTTTCGTCTGTAATGACAATTCCAGCGCCGGAAGGACCCGGATTGTTTCTTGCTCCCCCATCAGTGTAGATAGTAATTTTCCGCATGATTAATGATGCACCAAGAATATCACTCCTCTCCAATATCTACAATTCGGAGGCGCAAACTGTCGCGGCCGGCAAAGACATTCTTCTCGATGTGGGCGGAGAACTGTACGTACTGCCCCACCGCAAAACGACCGAGTAAGTGTTCTGCAAAAAATTGTATTGCTTCTATCTCTCTGCCAAAGCTATTTGCAAAGATAAGTTTGAGATGGTTCTTTTGCTTCCCGAAGCCCTCGACACGCCTGACCTCCGCATTCCGAAAAAGAAAAAGTGGTTTGGGGTTGCCCATCCCATAGGGCGAAAGCTTCTCTATAACGCCATACGCCTCCCTTGTTACATTGTCGAGCGAGAGTGTTGTGTCTGCTTCCTGCGCCCCCTTTCGCTCTCGACGCGGTACTGTGTTACTTGCCTCCGCAAGGGCATCGGCAAGGAGGTGTAGCTTGTCCCTTCTTACCGAAAAGCCGCCTGCGCATTCGTGTCCTCCGTACGCCGTGAGTATCTCATCGGCACATTGCATAAGCTCGAGCAAATGGACACTGCCATCTGAACGGCACGACCCCTTGAGGGTCCCATCCCCGCCCTCGCCCCACAAAAATACCGGGCGCGAGAATTCCTGCATAAGGGTGTTCGCCGCAAGTCCAAGTAGGCCCGGCTGCCAATTCGTGTTACCCAAGACAAGGACCGATTTGAGTTGGGACTCCTGAAGGCGTGCGCGCGCCTCCTTTACGATAGCCGCGACAAAACCCTTCCTTTTATTGTTCAGTACCTCAAGTTCTTTGGTAAGGGCGAGCGCTTCTGCATCGTTTTCTGTCGCAAGTAGGCGAAAAGCTTTTTCGGGAGAATCCATCCGCGAAGCGACGTTGATACGCGGCCCAATAACAAACCCGACATCATCTTCGGTGAGTAAGCTCTGTCTCACGCGCGCCGCACGCAAAAGTTCCTGGAGTCCCTTCCTCCTGTTCCGCTTGAGCACTGCGAGTCCATAGTAGGCAAGGGCCCTATTTTCCCCACGAAGCGGCACCATGTCGGAGAGTGTCGCGATACCCACCATATCTAGGAGCCACTTTTCCCAACCATCGTGGACCACAAACACACCTTCTTCGTTTCCTCTACGCAAGACTGCTGTGACGAGCTTCCAGGCAACTGCCGCTCCACATAGGTCCTTGAATGGATATTGGTCCCCTTCTTGTTTCGGGTTTATGATCGCGTATGCAGGGGGCATCTCCTGCGGCAGGTGGTGATCTGTTACGATGACATCAATGCCGAGCTCGTTTGCGCGCTCAATCGCCTTAGAGTCCGCCATGCCACAGTCGGCGGTGATAATGAGAGCGGTCCCCTCGCCCGCAAGCTCCTCAACCGCGCTTACGTGTACGCCAAACCCTTCGTTGTGGCGATGCGGAATATAATTTCTAAAATTAGAGAAACCGATTTTCTTAAAAAAGTCGTGGAAAATAATCCCGGCAGGAATACCATCCGTGTCATAGTCGGTATATGCAACAATCCGCTCGCCACCCTTCACAGCCTTGAGAACGCGCGAGACACTTCGTTCCATGTCCTTTAAGAGAAACGGGTCATGTGTGTGGAGGTCGTAGTCAGGGTTTAGAAAAAACTCGCGCTCATGCTCTTCAATCCCGCGATTTTGAAGGAGGAGGGTAAGTAGTTCTGAAATCTCTGTTTGAACGATTTCTTCGCGTTCACCTCGAGATACTGCCGCGCCGTATGTCATCTCGATATTGTAGCGCACTTTCCGAACAGATTGTTAAAAACAAAAGCCCCCTGATTCAAATCGGGGGGCTTTTGGGTTAGTCAATCGCGTAGGTAACGTTCACATTCACCATTACTGTGTTTTCTCCCACAGGAAGTTCCGGAACTGGTGGGGCTCCCTTTTCCATATCGCCCCCCATGCCAAAGGCCGCCTCACGAGCAAAGTAAATCGGGCCGCCTCCTGATTCATAGAAGTTTACGACTTTCACAAGCCGTACATCGAGGTCGTCTGCGAGCTGTTTTGCTTTGTCTTCTGCGTCTTCAATCGCTTCCTTCCGTGCTTCCCGTCGTACTTCGTCTTCATCTTCAACGGTAAAGTTGATGCTAGAGATATTGGTTGCGCCACGGCTCCCGAGTTGTGCGATCATCTCACCTGCCTTGTCCGTCTTTTTGGTTTTAACAGAAACCCAATGAGACACCTCGTACCCAATAAGCACGCGCTCGCCAGTCGGGAATCCTCTATTGTTCTGGTAATCATAGCGCGGGGAAATGTTGTAGCTGGTGGTCTTAAGATTTTTCTCTTCTACTCCCGCGTCCTTAAGGTACGAGAGGAGGGCATTGCTGGTTTCTGTCACCACTCGTTGCGCGTCTGCGATTGTTTTTGCTTCTTCGATAACAGCAAAGGAGAATTCGGCCGTATCAGCGACGACAAACGCTTCCCCGGATCCGGAGACAGTAATCGTCCGTGTAAACTGGGCGTCTTGACCAATAAAGCGAAGCGCCTTCAATTCACCCGCGAATGACGCGAGCAAGAAGAGTGCTCCGGTAAAAAGAAGCGCGATAAAGCCATAACGTATAACCTTGTCATTCCCCATTTCTTCGAAAGTTATCATAGATGATTAAATACTATAGGGTTTAATACTCTTTATTCCTTCATGGTATCATAAACTCATGTCAGAAATCTATCTGTATACATTGGGGAGTGTCGCTGCCGTGAGCGCCATCTCCTTTGTGGGCCTGTTTGCTCTTTCGTGGAAGGAGCGCTTTTTGCGGAGCATTATTTCTTTTTTGGTCGCACTCGCTGTCGGGGCGCTCTTGGGGGACGCATTTATTCACCTTATTCCGCAAGCGTTTGCCGAAGCGGCAAATCCATCTTTTGTTGCAATACTTATTATTGCCGGCATTGTCCTGTTCTTTCTTCTTGAAACATTGGTGCATTGGCACCACGCGCATAGCCTAGAGTTGAGTGGCGAATCTCGAAATAGCGCAAAAGGCGTGCATATACATCCCACTGGCTATATGGTTCTCGTTGCCGACGGCTTACATAATTTCATTGATGGCATCATCATTGCGGTTTCTTATCTTGTTTCTATCGAAGTTGGTGTCGCCACAACAATTGCTGTCGTCTTGCACGAAATTCCCCAGGAGATCGGGGACTTCGGTGTGCTCTTACACGCAGGATTCGGAAGGATGCGGGCGCTTTTTCTTAACTTCGTCTCTGCAACACTTGCCATTTTAGGAGCAATCATCGCCCTTGTGGCGGGCGAGAGTATCGAGCAGTTTGTCTTTTGGGTGCTCCCGCTCGCAGCTGCAAGCTTCATCTACATCGCAACCGCAGACCTCTTCCCCGAGCTTCGTACTGCATCAAAACCAGTCTTTTTCCTGCAACTGTGCGCAATTATTCTCGGCGTTGCCGCAATGTATCTCCTTGTATTTGTTGAATAGCTAGTGGCTAGGCGTCAAAAAAACGTTTCCCGGTCTTGAGCGCCTCCATGTGTGCGTGAAAAGCTTTGTACACAGGATTTGGGACATGCCTGGGGTCGTGCCACTCCCACCCTTCACACCTATCTCTCTCCATAACCTTTGGTTCACCGGCCTTCCAATCGGCGGTGAGAGCAATATCAATATAATGATGTGGCGGATAATCTTTCATGTTCAGTACATGCAAAAACTGAATGTTCTCAATTTCAATCCCGGTTTCCTCCAACACTTCCCGTATCCCACAATCGACAATAGCCTCCATGTATTCAAGGTGGCCACCCGGAAGCGACCACTCCCCTTCGCCGTGAACTCCTTTGCGCTTGCCCATTAAAATCTTGCCATCCTTGAAAACGATGACCCCGACACCAACCTTTGGATAATGTGCGTGAAAATTGTCCATGGATATTACGCATTTCGCAACAGTGAGGCATTTATCGCGACGATAACAGTCGAAAGCGACATTAAGACCGCGCCGACGGCCGGTGAAAGCACGATACCTGCACTATAGAGAACCCCAGCCGCAAGAGGAAGCGCGACAATATTGTATCCTGCCGCCCACCAAAGATTCTGGATCATTTTATTATATGTTTTACGAGAAAGTTCCATGACTTGAACGACATCGAGCGGGTTGTTGCGTACCAAGATGATACTTGCCGTTTCTATAGCAACATCAGTGCCAGCCCCTATGGCAACACCGATATCCGCCTGGGCAAGCGCGGGGGCGTCATTTACCCCGTCCCCAACCATTAACACTTTTTGTCCCTCCTCTTGGAGGCGCATAATGACTTCGGATTTTTCGTGGGGCAATACTCCTGCGAAATAGTTATCGAGACCGAGTTCTTCGGCAACACGTTTTGCAACAGATTCATTGTCGCCGGTTAACATCACAACGTGATGCCCTTTTTCTTTAAGCACCCTCACGGCGGTGCGGGCTTCCGCACGTACCGTATCGTCAAGGGCAAGGAAACCTATCGGCAACCCTTCTTTCAAAACAAATACTGCGGTTTTGCCTTGAGCCAACACCTCGTCTGCGCGTTTTGTATCATACGACACGCGTTGCTGTTTTACATACGCTTCGGAGACCACCTGCACCAACACTCCCTTCACTTGCGCCTGGAAACCACGCCCGGGAATAATGCTTTGATGTTCCGCTGGGTAGGTTTCCGGAGCCGCCTTAACGATTGCCTTAGCGATTGGATGAGACGAACCCTGGTCAACACTCGCCGCGTACTTTAAAACATCTTCCTTTGAATATTCTACAAACGGAACGACATCACTTACCACAAAAGCCCCTTCGGTTAATGTCCCTGTCTTATCGAACACAATCGTAGTGACACCGCGGGCGGCTTCAAACGCCATGCGATCTCGTATCAAAAAACCTTTCTGAGCTGACAAAGAGGTGGAGAAGGCGACAACAAGCGGTATCGCGAGGCCGAGTGCGTGCGGACAGGCAATCACGATGACCGCAATCGCACGCTCAACCGCAAAACCAAGAGGCTGGAGCAAAAAGAGCCAGGCAAAAAGAGTAACCGCCCCCCCGCCCAAAGCGACGACGGTGAGCCACATCGCGGCCCTGTTTGCCAAGTCCTGGGTCTTCGACTTGCTCTTCTGTGCCTCCTGCACAAGCGTCACCACATATGAAAGGTAGGTGTCTTTCCCCGTTTTTGTCACCTGCACAATGATAACAGCCTCTGCATTGAGGGCTCCTGCAATAACGCGACTTCCGGTTTGTTTTGAAACAAGCTTCGACTCACCTGTTAGCATCGATTCATCAACTGCCGTGAGACCCTCGACAACAACACCGTCGACAGGGATCCGCTCCCCCGGCTTAATGATGACCTCGTTCCCAATGTGGAGATCGGCAATGAAGACCTCGGAAACAGAACCATTGGCGTTTCGTAGGTGAGCGGTCTTCGGCAGAAGCCCCGCAAGTTCTTCGAGCGTGCGTGATGCGCCCATGACGCTCCGCATCTCGATCCAATGCCCGAGGAGCATAATATCAATAAGCGTCACAAGTTCGGAGAGAAGCTCCTTCCCGTTTCCCGCAAAGCCCAGAACAACTGCTCCGCTGTAGAGGAAGGCGGCCGTAATTGCCGCCGCAACTAGGGTCATCATCCCCGGCTGGCCATTTTTTAGCTCACTCCACGATCCCCTGAGAAAAGGCCAACCACCATAAAAATAGATAAGCGACGCGATGAGAAAAGCCAATTCAAAGCCGTACGACACCTGCAACCCAAAGAGAGACTGCGCGTGCGGGGAAAGCGCGAGTACTGGGAGCGAGAGAACAAGCGCTACCCAAAAGCGCTTTTTAAAATCCTCCGCCATGTGGTTTCCATGCGTTCCGTGGGGAGCCCCATCATGACCCGAGTGTTCTGTGTGCATACTGACAGTATATAAGACGAAGTGCTTTTATTCACCCTTTTTGGCGACAAGCTCTGGGGTCTCTGACACATATTCAAGAATAAACTGCGCGCGACCGAGAAGTTGCCCCCGCCCCGTCTTTGCATTGACGCGCCATCGCCCCGGAGCAAGGTTCTCTATGAGGGAATATCCTCGGTACCCGCCGTCACGTCCGCCAAGAATTGGGAAGGGGATGCGGGATGCAATGACCCATTCCCCCGTCGTATCATCATAGTGCTCCCACTCATGCACGATTGAAGTTGCAAGATCTGTCGGCGCAAAGATGGAACTGTAGAAAAAGACCGGGGCATGAGGTGTAATATGCACGATTTCAGGGGATAGCAGTGTCGCGAACCACAACCTCTTTTCGTCTCGAATGATATACTCATCTCCAACTCGTCGAACTTGATGGGCCACCTCTGCCCCCTTGAGCGAGAGTGGTATGGGCGGAATAATATTGGCAAAATAAAGCACATTCAATGCGACAAACATCGTTCCGATGCTCAGGACAAGGTAGCGCTTGCTCTCGGCGATACGCGCCGGGATGAAGAGGGCGAGGGCAAGAACGAATCCGGCAACAAGCGCGAGGCTTATTGCGCCGCTAAAGAGAAATATTTCTCCACCCATGGCACCCAACACTATCGGGACGTAAAAAATGGTAAATGAGAATAATACAAAATAGAACATGCTCACCTGGAAGACGAGACGCTGGTAGCGGGCTCTCAAAAACTCATTCCCAATAAGGAGGGCAATCAGGAATATGAGAAACGGCCAACTTGTGACGAGTGATGCGCTCTTGCTGTAGAAAATGAAAAACCCGGAAAAAAGAGCTCCGAAGGAAAATTGCATGAGAAGCGGCGCAACCCTCCGCATGAATGGTCGCGACTGCGCGGCGAGCGCTTTTCCTTCGTAGAAATTAATAAAGGTGATGCAGGCCGCGACAATGACCAAATGCGTCACAATCACAAACTGCTCAAAGGCAAGATCAATACGCCTGAGCGTCAACGTATCAACGATAAACCCAAGAATCAGTGCGCCAGACAAAAAACGTCCTTCATATCGGAAATACCATGACTCAAACTTTTTTGTTGTCCCCTTCAGTTTGCTTAACACATTTACTACTTCTTACTTCCTGTGGGCCTGAGGTGGTCACAAGGAGTGTTTAATTTATTTCGATATCAATATACTTGACCGAGGGAACCGCGGCTATGATCTTCTTCTCTACTTCATCAATCTTCCGACCCACGAGGCGCGGGATGTGGTTCGTCTGGTACGCAATGAACCTTTTGAACTCTTCATAGTCGTCTTTAATGATCTCGTATTCCCCCTCAAGATCCCCTCGATCAAACACTTCTTTGATGAGTGCCGCTCCATTGAATTCTATTTCGCACTTTATCCGGTACTTCCCAATATCGAGGACTTCTGATTTGAAATCAATCACCTTTTCGATATAGGGCTCCGCAACGAGCATTTCCGTGATTTGTTCTGCGAGTTCCTCTGGAATACTTTTCCCTATGAGAAATTCTCGATTCTTTTTGATGAGAAAAACGGCGATAACGGCCAAGATAAGCCCGACAATAATAGAACCAACGGCATCCCACAAATAGTTGTGCGTGAAATATGAAAGGGTGACCGAGCATAAGGCTACGATTACTCCCAAGACGGCAGCTGTGTCTTCGTACACAACAGCGATGGTAACTGGATCTCCGTGCTCAAGTGCCTCAACAAATGTCTTTTCTTTGTTATGCAGTCGCAGTTCTTGAGCCGCCTTGTACAGGGTAAACGACTCAATAACAAATGCGGTGATGAGAATGGCAAATATTGTGGTGCTTAGCTCCGCTTCATGGTGCGACAGAAGGGACGAGATACCATGATACACAGTAACTCCTGCACCTAAAAAGAAGATGCCGCATGCCGAGATGAGCGCCCAGAGGAACCGCTCGTTCCCGTAGCCATATGCGTACTCCTCGTCTGCAACACGGGTTGAACTACGGAGTCCAATAAGGAGGAGAGATTGGTTCATGGTGTCCGCTAAGCTGTGCACCGCCTCGCTAAAGAGAGAACTTGAGCCAGAGAGAAAATATCCAATAAACTTAAGGACTGTTATGCAGGCATTCCCTCCCAAAGCAAAAATGACCGAGGTAGTACCGGCTATTGCTTTATTGGGCTTCATAGAGAGGAATTATACCACACTGGAGATGATGCTTTTGGGGTGCCCAAAGGGATTCGAACCCTTTCTGGATCCTTCACAGGGATCAGTGCTAACCGTTACACCATGGGCACCATCTTCTACTATCTTCTACTAAACGTGTGGTAGTGTACCATGAAAAATGCGGGGTGAAAATGGGTAGCGTGCTACCAGCCGCCGCGTTCAACAAGACCTTTAAAACGAGACATCATTTCTTTCGTATTCTCCCCAACAACACCATCACCGATTGTGTGGGCATCAATGCGTGTAACCGGCACAATGCGACGCCCCGTTGAGGTGATGAACGCTTCGGTTGCTTCACTCAAAACTTCTTCGAGAGACAATTCGCGCTCTTCGACCTCAAACGTATCTCTCGCCAACTTAAGTGTGGCGTAACGAGTGATGCCTTGGAGAATATTCTTTTGCGGAGTGATGAGTGTGTCGCCCTTAAAAATACAGAAATTGCACGTTGAAGCTTCGAGCACATTACCCTCCCATGTGTAGAGGATCTCATACGCCCCAGCCTTCTTCTTTTTGCCCTGGAGAAGGACGGGGAAAATATAATTACTTGTTTTTGCTTCCGGGAAAAGACGTAGGTGCTCTGCCGTCATGAGCTTTACTCCTTTTTCATAGGCTTCCTTCTTCGGACTAATGTCGCCTTGGAGAAAAATGAAGAAGGTTGGCGTCTCTGGGTTGAAGATAAGACCATCGATTCTTCCGGCGTTGAGTACCGCGCGAAGAGAACAGTCTTTCATTTTGTTCTTCCGGAGCAAGAGCCCCACCTGGCGCCTGAACTCATCCTTTGAGAGCGGAATTCTTAAGTTAAGTTTCTTTGCGGAGTTCTGAAACCTGTTCCAATGTTCATCAAAAAGGAAAATCTCGCCGTCATGGATACCCATAAAGTCGAAAATCCCATAGCCGCGCAAAATCCCCCCGTCACTTATGTGCAAGGTCGCGTCATCGCTCGGAATAATCTTTCCGTTAAGGTAACAATACTCGTGCATATAGGTAGTATATACTCTGTAACACTCCGAAATCAAAAAACGACATCCCCCTTCGCCTCCGCCAGACGGCGGATGGCGAATGGTGGAGCCGCTTAAACCATTCACAACTTCAGTATCGCGATGAGCCGACGAGGAAGGTCGCGTTTCTGACATTCGTGGGTGCATCCCATCGCTACGCAACGCATGCGAACAAACTCATCACTTGAAACAGAAATCATTGGACCCGTAAATGTGGGACTAAACTCCTTAATGAGGGCGAGCGCTTCGGGTACCGTGCTGTGACCACTCAAATAGCCATCCAAGACGATCGCAGCGAGATCAGGATTGGCCTTGAACTGTTCTATCGCCTCATCAACAGTAAAAGCCTGAACTATCTCTACTTTATCGCCCAAGTCTGCAAGCTGCAGTTTCCACGCCGCGTGGACACCCCTTTCGTCATCAACAAAAAGAACCTTCGGCTTCATTGGATTCCTCGCCATGTTTGCTCCCTAGAGGATACTCCTCAAAGAAGTGCGGGGCAACTAGAGACCTTGCCCCGCTCCTTTCCTCGCACGATGGACGAGTTCATCGCGAAGTTTTTCTGCAACCTCCCTTGAGAGACCAGGGAGGGTCCCCTCTGCTCCAACCCCCCAGACACCACGACGACGAACAACTGCGCTAGCTCCCGCTGTTTGAATCTCGAGATCGGATAAGCCCAATAGCCGAGCAATAATCCCGCGATGAATATCGACGTTTTGGATACGGTTGTAAGGAATGGTTACGTATGTTTTCCAGATGATGCCGTGCTCTTTGCGAAATCCTTCTTCGCGGAGTTCGTAGCGAACAAAATGGTAGGTAAGTTTGGCAATAACCCAGAGGAGAATAATCACAAGTACCCCAAGGGAGAGCAGTCCACCCCACCACAGTACGGGTGATATTTCGAGTTCTTCCAGTAGTACCGCACCCTCGTCCCCCAAAAAGGAAAAGATGATGATAATTATGGGTAAACCAAAAATGAGCAGGTTTTGAATGAAAAACATCAAAACGGCTTTAGGGTCGAGTTGTTGCATGTGTAAAGTATATCACTTGCTCGCTAAAACGTAACGAACAGTTACCTCTTCTCCGATGACGAGGGACTCTTTTCTGCAGACCGACTTTTTTATCGGGATGAAGTACTGTTTGCCTTTAATAGGAAAGAGTGAGGTCCGCCACGTCGTCTTGCCAACCGTCGCCATGACAGGGATGCTCCCCCACCCACCGCGCGGCACATCTGGCACCTTCGAGTCCGGAATAGGGACATAGGTCCACGGCGCCTCCATTGGGAACACGTGGAGTTTTTCTTTTACGACAAAAGCCTTAGTAACCATTGGTGCGCAGGGGGGGATTTGAACCCCCAAGCCTTGCGGCATACGCCCCTCAAGCGTACGTGTATACCGTTCCACCACCTGCGCATACTTCAATCTCTACGTGGTTTCTAGTATATGGTAAATCGCATGGTTCGTAAAGAAAACGACCCGTTTGAGACGGATCGGTTCCTTACTCCTTCTTTGCTGGTTCTGCGGCCTCTGCTTTGACTTCTTCTGCCGGAGCTTCCGCGGTTACCACTTCTTCTTCCATGGCTTCTGTGGGTACCATCTCTTGATATTTGACGGTTGCGAAATCGGAGAAGCGCTTCATCTTGCGACGGGTATCCTTTGCTGTCTTTTCGCGAACATAATAGAGTTTGGCGCGTCGCGTCTTTGAACGGCTGAGGATCTCAATCTTATCAATCGTTGGAGAGTATAAAGGAAAAATCTTCTCTACGCCGACACCACTCGCAATCTTGCGCACCGTAAAGGTAGCGCCCGACTCTGCGCCGTGCTTGCGTGCAATGACGAGACCCTCGAAGGCCTGGAGACGAGTTTTGTCCCCTTCTTTGAGCTTAACCCACACCCGGATCGTGTCGCCGGAGCGGATGTCGATCTTTTTTCGCTCTTTAATATTAACGGGGGAAAAAGTAATAGTAGTCATAGACAATACGCCACTCTAACAGATTATCCGCGGCTTTGCAACCCTGGGAATTGGGCATGTACGAACCGCGCAAATTCCTCAGGCAGAGGCGCTTCGAGGCGCATACGGGTGCCGTTTGGGTGCGTTAACGAAAGCCCTAAGGCGTGAAGCGCGAGACGACCCATCTCTCCTGGGCACTCGCGTCTTGGCGCATAGAGCGGATCACAAAGTATGGGGTGCTCAATCGACTTCAGGTGGACACGCAGCTGGTGCGTACGACCCGTTTTGGGGAAAAGCGCCATATACGAATAGGCTTCAGAGGTACCGAGTGTTCGGTAGAGCGTCTTTGCTTCACGCCCGTCTACGCCGACTTTCCTCCTTCGATAATCTCTTTTGCTTCGAGCAATGGGGGTGTCGATGACGCCCTCTTTCTTACTCACATTGCCGTACACAATGGCACGATATTCTTTTTCTATCTCTCGCTCTTGAAATTGTTTCTTCAGTGCGAGGTATGCGTCTTGCGTTTTTGCGATAAGCAAGATGCCGGAGGTGTCTTTGTCGAGTCGGTGCACAATACCGGGGCGATTGATAATGGCGCCGTCGGGCAAGACAAAGGGCTCTCCGACTTTCCCGATCTCTGGATACCTCTCCTCGATCCAGGTAACAACTGTTTCTTCGCTACTCTTTTTTGATGGCGAGTGCACGAGTAAACCCGCCGGTTTGTTCACCGCAACAATATACTCATCTTCATACACAATTGCTATGGGCATAGTAGAGAAACGAACGCCTGTTACTTGCCGCGCCGACGCGAGCGTTCGGGAAACTCTTTTAAAATAGCATCAAATTCTTCTTTCGAAAAATCGGGCCAATAGCTGTCGACAAAGAAGAGCTCGCTATACACCGACTGCCATGGGAGGAAGTTCGAAAGTCGCTGTTCGCCGCCCGTGCGAATAATAGCGTCTGGATCGGGAAGATTGTTGGTCCAGAGATGCTTCGCGAATGTTTCTTCGGTAAACCCTAGACCTTCGGCAGAGGCCTTGCGTGCGGCCTCGACAATCTCCTTGCGTCCGCCGTATGAGATTGCGACAGCAACGGTAATCGCTGTATTGTTTTTTGTCTTCTCCTCCAGGTCGCGCACGAGCGTTTGGATGTTCTGCGGAAGTCGCTCTCGCTCGCCTATGCACACGATGCGCGCGTTTTCTTTTTGCAGTTGACCAAACTCCTCTTTGAGAGCAGTCTCAAAGAGCCGCATGAGATACTCGACCTCGTTCTGCGCGCGATTCCAGTTCTCTGTCGAAAAAGCATAAAAAATGAGTGTTCCGATACCCGCCTCTCGCGCCCACGAAACCACCTCTTTCAACTTTTCGTAACCACGACGATGCCCTTCAAAGACAGGGAGACCATGCTCCTCTGCCCAGCGGCGATTGCCATCCATAATAATACCAATGCTTTGGGGAATCATATGATTAATATACTATGGTAAATCCTCGAAACTCCTGTGTTGGGGAACGCCAGGCGACCTTAACATTATCCACGCGCGAGAGTAGCGAACCTTTGTGGAGATGCTCAACAAGTTTCGCGAGGCTTTCTTCGTCTCCCTGCGCCACAACATAGACAGAACCATCTTTGATATTTTGTACAAAACCGAGAAGAGAGAGTCCGCGTGATTTGCGTTGCACAAAATCACGGAACATCACCAATTGCACCCTGCCCGTTATTTTTGCTTCAATTTCTTTTTTCATCTTGCAATCAGGGGCTTATGCATTAGAACAAGCTATAGATGAGATAGGTGAGATATAGAGAAACCACGGTCAGGAGCAACACCCTAAGGTATTTCTCGGGCACCTTGCGGATGTGCCTGGTCATGAAGTTCGCACTGATAAACGAGGCGACAAAAATCACGAGGAAATGGGGCCATGCGATGAGCCCGGAGAATGCCGTAACGACTGTTGAAAAGAGTGTTGGCGGCAACGCGATAAGACTTGCGAGACCAAGACCCTCAACGAAACTTATGCGAAGGATGCTTTGGTATGCAAACCGACTGAATGTCCCGACTCCGACACCACTCACGTTTCCGTACACCCCAAGTATAAACATCAGGGTAAAGATGAACGGGTAGTGTCTCATGCTAAGGTGTACATTCTCT
This portion of the Parcubacteria group bacterium genome encodes:
- a CDS encoding ribonuclease HI family protein, with the protein product MRKITIYTDGGARNNPGPSGAGIVITDEKKGVLKKIALPLGTQTNNWAEYEAVAHALQELKKIIPKDERGETEVEVRSDSELIIKQLRGEYQIKEPTLFPQFIKVWNSKVADFPRLSFTHIRREENTEADALSNEAMDEVERKAKTLFTSK
- the recJ gene encoding single-stranded-DNA-specific exonuclease RecJ; this translates as MTYGAAVSRGEREEIVQTEISELLTLLLQNRGIEEHEREFFLNPDYDLHTHDPFLLKDMERSVSRVLKAVKGGERIVAYTDYDTDGIPAGIIFHDFFKKIGFSNFRNYIPHRHNEGFGVHVSAVEELAGEGTALIITADCGMADSKAIERANELGIDVIVTDHHLPQEMPPAYAIINPKQEGDQYPFKDLCGAAVAWKLVTAVLRRGNEEGVFVVHDGWEKWLLDMVGIATLSDMVPLRGENRALAYYGLAVLKRNRRKGLQELLRAARVRQSLLTEDDVGFVIGPRINVASRMDSPEKAFRLLATENDAEALALTKELEVLNNKRKGFVAAIVKEARARLQESQLKSVLVLGNTNWQPGLLGLAANTLMQEFSRPVFLWGEGGDGTLKGSCRSDGSVHLLELMQCADEILTAYGGHECAGGFSVRRDKLHLLADALAEASNTVPRRERKGAQEADTTLSLDNVTREAYGVIEKLSPYGMGNPKPLFLFRNAEVRRVEGFGKQKNHLKLIFANSFGREIEAIQFFAEHLLGRFAVGQYVQFSAHIEKNVFAGRDSLRLRIVDIGEE
- a CDS encoding SIMPL domain-containing protein (The SIMPL domain is named for its presence in mouse protein SIMPL (signalling molecule that associates with mouse pelle-like kinase). Bacterial member BP26, from Brucella, was shown to assemble into a channel-like structure, while YggE from E. coli has been associated with resistance to oxidative stress.), whose translation is MITFEEMGNDKVIRYGFIALLFTGALFLLASFAGELKALRFIGQDAQFTRTITVSGSGEAFVVADTAEFSFAVIEEAKTIADAQRVVTETSNALLSYLKDAGVEEKNLKTTSYNISPRYDYQNNRGFPTGERVLIGYEVSHWVSVKTKKTDKAGEMIAQLGSRGATNISSINFTVEDEDEVRREARKEAIEDAEDKAKQLADDLDVRLVKVVNFYESGGGPIYFAREAAFGMGGDMEKGAPPVPELPVGENTVMVNVNVTYAID
- a CDS encoding ZIP family metal transporter; amino-acid sequence: MSEIYLYTLGSVAAVSAISFVGLFALSWKERFLRSIISFLVALAVGALLGDAFIHLIPQAFAEAANPSFVAILIIAGIVLFFLLETLVHWHHAHSLELSGESRNSAKGVHIHPTGYMVLVADGLHNFIDGIIIAVSYLVSIEVGVATTIAVVLHEIPQEIGDFGVLLHAGFGRMRALFLNFVSATLAILGAIIALVAGESIEQFVFWVLPLAAASFIYIATADLFPELRTASKPVFFLQLCAIILGVAAMYLLVFVE
- a CDS encoding NUDIX domain-containing protein; the protein is MDNFHAHYPKVGVGVIVFKDGKILMGKRKGVHGEGEWSLPGGHLEYMEAIVDCGIREVLEETGIEIENIQFLHVLNMKDYPPHHYIDIALTADWKAGEPKVMERDRCEGWEWHDPRHVPNPVYKAFHAHMEALKTGKRFFDA